A single Mustelus asterias chromosome 4, sMusAst1.hap1.1, whole genome shotgun sequence DNA region contains:
- the nxt2 gene encoding NTF2-related export protein 2 produces the protein MAGSLDFKTHVDQACRAADEFVNIYYDTMDKRRRVLTKLYLDTATLVWNGNAISGHQALAEFFEMLPSSDFEVNMLDCQPVHEQATQGQTTVLVVTCGTVKFEGNKQRYFNQNFLLTAQVTPQNTVWKIASDCFRFQDWAG, from the exons ATGGCCGGCTCTCTG GACTTCAAAACTCATGTGGACCAGGCATGCAGGGCCGCAGATGAATTTGTCAACATTTATTATGATACAATGGACAAAAGGAGAAGA GTATTGACCAAATTGTACCTGGACACAGCGACCTTAGTGTGGAACGGTAATGCAATATCGGGCCATCAAGCACTTGCTGAATTTTTTGAAATGTTGCCTTCCAGTGATTTCGAAGTAAACATGCTGGATTGTCAGCCAGTTCATG AGCAAGCCACTCAAGGACAGACCACCGTGCTGGTAGTCACCTGTGGAACAGTGaaatttgaaggaaataaacagCGATACTTCAATCAAAATTTCTTACTCACAGCACAAGTAACCCCACAAAatacagtgtggaaaattgcAAGCGATTGCTTCCGCTTTCAGGACTGGGCCGGTTAA